The Salvelinus namaycush isolate Seneca chromosome 1, SaNama_1.0, whole genome shotgun sequence genome has a window encoding:
- the LOC120056775 gene encoding leukotriene B4 receptor 1-like — protein MAPDEFAGGTVVACVILGLSFLVGVPGNLLVIWTILRHVQQRSHTVVLILQLAAADLLVLITLPLWIYSLARSWVFGEAFCKAMVYVINTCMYSSVFLITLMSVERFVAVRHPFASAGWKRKKALNKVLIVLWAAAFLFSTPVFPTQVVEGDPGEEHCLYRDYTSDGQEAVCVLLETLVGFAVPFCVLVVCYSCLYSRIAQITFKSKRKSMGLIASMVVVFALCWTPHHVGNVLSLVILTIKGSHREAAARIESVRTTMTFIAGALVFISSSVNPLLYVFVARTFRSSLRETGIQKLFRHISSTAPGEGTKELSFVTKRPSISQKQSHSSQCVTEPKEQMDVLLNICENVSS, from the coding sequence ATGGCTCCTGATGAGTTTGCTGGCGGGACAGTGGTGGCCTGTGTGATCCTGGGCCTGTCGTTCCTGGTGGGGGTCCCGGGGAACCTGCTGGTGATCTGGACCATCCTGAGGCACGTCCAGCAGCGCTCCCACACCGTGGTGCTCATCCTCCAGCTGGCTGCTGCAGACCTGCTGGTGCTCATCACCCTGCCCCTGTGGATCTACTCCCTGGCCCGCTCCTGGGTGTTTGGGGAGGCATTCTGTAAGGCCATGGTGTACGTCATCAACACCTGCATGTACAGCAGCGTCTTCCTCATCACCCTCATGAGCGTCGAGCGCTTTGTCGCTGTGCGACACCCCTTTGCCTCAGCCGGCTGGAAGAGGAAGAAGGCCTTGAATAAAGTTCTTATTGTTCTGTGGGCTGCTGCGTTCCTATTCAGCACCCCCGTCTTTCCCACCCAGGTGGTGGAGGGGGACCCTGGGGAGGAGCATTGCCTGTACAGGGACTACACCTCAGACGGCCAGGAGGCAGTGTGTGTTCTACTGGAGACGCTGGTGGGTTTTGCTGTCCCCTTTTGCGTTCTTGTCGTCTGCTACAGCTGTCTCTACAGCCGCATCGCACAGATTACCTTTAAGTCCAAGCGTAAGTCCATGGGGTTGATTGCAAGCATGGTAGTGGTGTTCGCATTATGCTGGACCCCTCACCACGTCGGCAACGTGCTCTCCctcgtcatcctcaccatcaAGGGGTCCCACCGCGAGGCCGCAGCACGTATAGAGAGCGTCAGAACCACCATGACTTTCATCGCTGGAGCGCTCGTGTTCATCAGTAGTTCGGTCAACCCTTTGCTCTATGTGTTTGTGGCGCGTACGTTCCGGAGTTCCCTGAGGGAGACAGGCATTCAGAAATTGTTCCGGCACATCTCAAGCACAGCTCCCGGAGAGGGGACTAAAGAACTGTCCTTTGTGACCAAGAGACCAAGCATCTCTCAGAAACAGAGCCACAGCTCACAGTGTGTCACAGAGCCTAAGGAACAAATGGATGTACTTCTAAATATATGTGAAAATGTTTCTTCCTGA
- the LOC120052814 gene encoding leukotriene B4 receptor 1-like yields the protein MKSSGSSISDDDDALSLEMSTVGRSVVCVILGLSFLVGVPGNLLVIWTILRHVQQRSHTVVLILQLAAADLLVLITLPLWIYSLARSWVFGEASCKAMVYVINTCMYSSVFLITLMSVERFLVIRYPFKMLRWKTKAIMDKALVAIWALAFLLGIPSIFTRSIDEIDGTEQCLFREYSSGAHEVVFLCLETLVGFVVPFSTLAVCSCLVATHLRTMHFGSSKRKSTVLISSVVVAFVLCWLPHHVLNTVDLVSILTEDPDDAVPVSVAQTAIVFISGALAFISSSVNPVFYSFAARNFQGSLQESRMVRLFQELSSHTSSKLRGSGNTIGSENTIGSGNRIGSENTMSSVRPDCNNTTDITTV from the coding sequence ATGAAAAgctcaggctcctccatctcagACGATGATGATGCATTGTCTTTAGAAATGTCAACCGTAGGGCGATCAGTAGTCTGTGTGATCCTGGGCCTGTCGTTCCTGGTGGGGGTCCCGGGGAACCTGCTGGTGATCTGGACCATCCTGAGGCACGTCCAGCAGCGCTCCCACACCGTGGTGCTCATCCTCCAGCTGGCTGCTGCAGACCTGCTGGTGCTCATCACCCTGCCCCTGTGGATCTACTCCCTGGCCCGCTCCTGGGTGTTCGGGGAGGCGTCCTGTAAGGCCATGGTGTACGTCATCAACACCTGCATGTACAGCAGCGTCTTCCTCATCACCCTCATGAGCGTTGAGCGCTTCCTTGTCATCCGGTACCCGTTCAAGATGTTGCGTTGGAAGACCAAGGCCATTATGGACAAGGCTTTAGTGGCTATCTGGGCTCTGGCTTTCCTTTTAGGGATCCCATCCATTTTTACCCGCTCCATCGATGAGATCGATGGGACTGAGCAGTGTCTTTTCAGGGAGTACAGCTCAGGGGCCCACGAGGTGGTGTTCTTATGCCTGGAGACCTTGGTGGGCTTCGTGGTCCCCTTCTCCACCCTGGCTGTCTGTTCCTGTCTAGTAGCAACACACCTGAGGACAATGCATTTCGGCAGCAGCAAACGGAAGTCGACAGTTCTGATCAGTAGTGTGGTGGTAGCCTTCGTTCTCTGCTGGCTTCCTCACCATGTCCTCAACACTGTAGACCTAGTCAGCATCCTGACAGAGGATCCAGATGATGCTGTGCCTGTTTCAGTGGCCCAGACTGCAATAGTGTTTATCTCTGGAGCGCTGGCCTTCATTAGTAGCTCTGTGAACCCTGTGTTCTATTCCTTCGCTGCAAGGAACTTCCAGGGCAGTCTCCAGGAGTCCCGCATGGTCAGGCTGTTCCAGGAACTCTCCTCACACACCTCCTCCAAGCTAAGGGGATCTGGCAACACAATAGGATCGGAAAACACAATAGGATCTGGCAACAGAATAGGATCGGAAAACACAATGTCCTCAGTAAGGCCAGACTGCAACAATACCACAGACATAACTACTGTGTAG